The region TACCTGTTGACGTAAGCGGCACCTTTAACCTTCGCGCCAGTTCAAACAATACGGTAGGTATGTTGTCCCCAATCATTTTGGCAAATGAATAAATTGTTCAGTAACCCGGTGAAGTAATGAAGCTCGAGATATCAGGATCTTCGCCTCGCCAGACATGCCCGGTAATAATGCTGGCTCGCCAGCAGTTGACGTGTTAGGAAGGCCGGTGACTTTAACACTAATTATTCCATTCTTTCCTACAACAGTATCAATAGTACTGATTGCCGCCCGCAAATCATTGTTGCCACCATCGGCTAACGCATTCAGGTGAACATAAACCAATTGTCCGCTCTTGATTTTGCTAATGTCACGCTCAGCTATTTGAGCACTAGCAGTTAATTGACCATTAGCTTCTTCGTTGAGGTGGATAGGTGCATTGATGAAGGTGGGGTACTCTAAATAGCCTCCTAATGCCACCAGCACCATAATAATAACAGTAATGGTGCCTATGCCCCAAGCGATGATAGCCGGTGGCGGTTTTGAGATAACCTCATCTAATTCAGGGCTATTGCGTCTTTGTAAATCTCGTGTGCTATCTATTGGCATAACCTATTCTAATTTGCTATTCTCCCAATGCTAATTGATTTTTTACAAGCTTATAGTACTCGCCACGCAAGGCTATCAGTTGCTGATGTGTTCCCTGTTCAATAATGTTTCCTTTATCTAACACCACAATGTTATCCGCATTGTTTACCGTACTTAGGCGGTGTGCAACCACCACTACCGTTCTATTTTTAAAAAAACCAGCCATGTTGTCCATTATTACACGTTCGTTTTTCGCGTCGAGGGCGTTGGTAGCCTCATCAAAGAAAATATAATCCGGATCTTTATAAACCGCCCTGGCAATGAGCAATCGCTGCCGTTGACCCTGACTTATACCATTTCCTTCGGCACCTATTACAGTATCAATGCCAAGTGGTAGGTTTTCAATCAGGTCGGTGATGTTTGCGACATTTACGGCATGCCACAGTCTCGCCTCATTGGGGCTATCGTCCCCGACGGCTATGTTATTAGCGATAGTATCAGAAAAAATAAAACCGTCCTGCATAACCACACCACACTTGCCACGCCATGCGCGGACACTAAACTGGCTCAACGCTGTGTCACCTATGGTAATACTGCCTGCCGATACCTCGTAAAATCCCAGCAAAAGTTTAAGCAGGGTTGTTTTACCACTACCGCTCATGCCTACAATTGCGGTGGTTTTGCCTTGCGGTATTTCTAAAAATAATTCCTTTAAAACCGGTTCGTTTCCTGCTCCCGGATAGGTGAATGATAGATTTTTGATCGTGATACTTTTATCCTGCGGTAAGTTATATATCAGCTCCTTTCCTACAGGTTCTTCGTCGGCAACGCCCTGTATATCATTCAACCGTTCAAGGCTTATCCGCGCATCCTGAAAGGACCTAATGAAGCCCAGCATCTGTTCTATCGGGCCATTCAGCTGTCCTATAATATATTGCACTGCCACCATTCCGCCCAGAGTGAGGTGCCCCTCTATCACAGCTTTAGCGCTTAAAAACGTCACAAGGATATTTTTACCTTCGTTGATTAATGTTGAGCCGCCTTGCTGGTACTGACTTAATGCAAGGCTTTTTACACTAAACCTGAATAAACTGGCCTGTAGCCGTTCCCACTCCCACCGTTTTTGACGTTCGCAATTGTTCAGCTTAATTTCCTGCATGCCACCAATCAACTGCACTACATTACTTTGTGTGCGGGAAGAAATGTCGAAACTTTTATAATTTAACTCACGCCGTGCTTTTAAGAAAAGATTTATCCAAACAAGGTAGCCTATACCACTAACTACAAAAACCACAAAAATGGTGGCATTGTACAAGACCAATACAACCGAAAATACTACCAAATTAATAAGCGAAAAGATTGTGTTAAGTGCCGACCCGGTTAAGAAGGTCTCTATATTACGCTGGTCGCTCATCCGCTGCATGATATCGCCCGTTTTCTTAGTGTCAAAAAAGCTCATGGGCAAACGCATAAGCTTTATTAAAAAGTCCGTCAAGATGGAAAGGTTAATCCGTGTACTCACGTGAAGAAGGATCCAGGAACGTAAAAATTCTACAGTTACACGGCCAAGGACAAGCGCTGTTTGAGCGATAAGTATAATGTAAATAAAACCGAGATCGCGGGTTTGTACTCCAACATCAACAATAGCCTGTGTTAAAAAGGGAAATATCAGCTGAAGGATACTGCCTAAAGCAAGGCTCAAACACAACTGTGTGATAAGGCTACGGTACTTGGATACGTAGCGAAGCAAAGTTTTCCAGTTGAGTACGTCTCTCTCGTGCTCCTGCGTATAAAAGTTTGGCGTTGGGCTTAGCATTAGAGCAATGCCCGCACCACTTTCACTCCAACCCCTGTTAAAATCTACCTGATTAAGCGTAACCAAACCACCCGAAGGATCTGAAAGATAGTACTGATCATTCCTAATCTTATAAAGCACCACAAAATGGTTGTTTTTCCAGTGGAGGATGCAAGGGAGGTCTGCAGTCTTCAACTGTTCCGGCTTTAGCCGTAGACTGAGTGACCGAAATCCGATTTTCTCGGCAGCCTCACTAATACCTAGTAGGTTAACGCCGTCTTTATTAATTTGACAATAATTGCGCAGAACACCCAAACTGATGTCGCGCCTGTAGTATTTGGCCACTATACGCAGGCAAGTAGGCCCGCAATCCATCGTATCGAGTTGCTTGAAATTAGGAAATGATGTTAACATAGGTGGCCCCTAAAGGCTTATTGGCGATCCAATATACGAAAACTCATGAGTGGTTCATCATCAATGCCATATTCTTTTTTAAAGTTTCAATATCAATATAGAAATCACCAAAAAAGTAATCATCGGGCTCATTAACAGGAGCACTTATCTGTGCATAATACTGGTGGCCCAAAGCGTCTGCCTCATACCAAAACACAAAGCTTGGTCTATCAAGGTCATTGGTTTTTGCTTTTAAAATTTCCAAGACGCTGCCCCCTTCAGGCATAAACATCATATTGGTAAGCCCGGAGCCATGTATAGATACAAGGTACTTAACATGACCATACAAACGTACCTGTTCTAAAAAGGTATAATCTTCATTATACACCGTTTTAAAGCCATATTGAGTCATAACCTTTTCAACCAAGTCTTCGTTAAACACTTTTTTACGAGCTGCCTTACGGCGGCTTAGATAAATTTTATCACCGATATTTATATCTGCAATATTTTCTATTGCATATTTACTATAAAATGCAGCCAACTCCTTTAGCTCGAGTTTATCGTAAGAATCGCAAAGTGGCTTAATGCGCGGTAACCTCAATTTAGGTACCATCAGGCTTTTTCCCCGAGGGATAACAAACATATTTTGCACATTGAACGGAAGCAATGACCCGCTTATAAAATCTGTTTTAATATAGTGTTCGGGAATTAATAAGACTACGTCCTTTAACTGGTCTCGTACCCGCCAAAGCCGTGGGATACATTCGCAAAGCCAATGGTAGTAATTGTACCATGGGTGATGTATTAGTAAATAGCGCTTATGCTCATCCATTTCAATCAGATTTTCCGGGTGGTCAGATGCATCCTGGTAGTAATTCATAGTTTCTGCAACGTAGCCTGCCATTTGATAGGGATGATCGTGATGACAGTCGCTGATAAGCCCATCTTCATTGGCACAAAAACCGGTATAAGTAACAAAAACTTCCTCCAAGTCTAATACTGGCAGATTACTAATCTTGTAGGTTTTATAAGGCTCAAATAAATGCCTGTCAGACGGTTGTAAGTTTTTTGGAAGTGCAACATTTACGGTAGTAATACTCATGTGGGCAAATTACTAAACATGCCTAACAGTTCCTATGGCTGGTATAATCTGTTGAAGTTTAAACGATGTAATTACATCGTATGAGTTGTTGAAAGTTGAGTGCCCGCTTTTTTCAGTTCAAGAAGGTACCAGGACTTTTATTGAAACCTCATCAACGTTTAAGAGCTCTGCGCTATTTCAAACAAGTTTTAACTATTCCCATCAAACAAAAACCCCGTAAATATGTGGTTTACGGGGTTTTGATAAATTTCGACACTCAATTCAGCGGTGAAGGAGGGATTGGAACCTTTCTGCTAACCGTCGGAAAATTAACGTCTTATAATCTCAAATATTTACTACTCTCGAAATTACTCTCTAAAGTCTGTAAGTGTTTTAATCGTTTCTTAAAGATAATAATTAGAATCAAATGGCGCAAGTGTAAATTTTCTTGGGAAGATATTGCCAAAATTAGCTTCTTAAATTGAAAATAAACAATTTGATAAAGTTGCATTTCTGAACCATTAACTTAGGTAAGTTAAAAAGAGGTTGTGTAAAAAAAACGACCTTCCATGTGAAAACGATCTACAATCATTTAAGATCAATGTGTGCTTAAATACACAGTGTTTGCCTTACCTCAGAAAATAAAAGACCGCTTCCGCCTCCATAGTGTATGCATACCTTTGTTTCGGGATAGTTCTCGGCAACATAAATGGTAAAGGAATCTTCATCAAGTGATGATAGCCCGTTACCCAATAAAACGAGATCAAAACGCTGGCCTAGTAAAGATTTGGCGGTAGTAATGGAATTCGCACCCAGGGCATTCCAGTTTTCCCTGCTGTTAAGCAAACGAAGCATCGTGGATAGAATTCCGTCGTGAGAACTGACAACAAGTAAATTTATTTCTCTCATCTTAGTATTTCATCGGCACTTCCATCAACAGAACTTTGCTTCCCATTGTAACAGTTAAAGGCACTTCACCAATCTCCCAAATACCCAACCCGTCCCGAGCTTGCAGAGTGCAATCTGCTGTGATTACGCTACCAGCTATAACAAAAATATATAAGCCGTCACTTGGATTTTTCATCTTATAGGTGAGTGACATGTCTTTATCAAACTCCCCCATATGAAACCATGCCTGCTGGTGTATCCAAACCCCCGAATCATCCTCACTTGACGATAGCACCTGATGGAGTACATTCTTGTCACCAAACGGAATTACGTACTGATCATACCTAGGCGTTACATTTCTCTTATCCGGGTAAAGCCATATCTGGAGAAACTCTACATCAAGGTTTTCATCCTGGTTATATTCAGTGTGATAGATTCCTGTCCCGGCGCTCATTGCTTGAACTTCTCCGGGCCGGATTATTGCTGAGTTACCCAGACTGTCCATATGTACCAGACCACCCTTTAGTGGAATAGAAATAATTTCCATGTTGTCATGCGGATGTTCGCCAAAACCCCGTCCTCCTTTTACCTTATCATCATTTAGGACACGTAATGCACCAAATCCGATTCTGTCGGGGTTGTAATATCCGGAAAAGCTAAATGAATGGTTACTTTTCAACCAGTCATGATCAGCAAATCCTCTGCTGCCTGCACTATGAAAAACTGTTTTCATGTCGATTATTAGTTAAAGGAAAGTGATATTAATAAACAAAGCTATTGTAAAAAATAGATGTTTGAACATTTATTTTATATCATTGCTCCAGGTTGACATAGTTCAACTAGAGGATTAAGGTCTATTCTTTACATAAAACTAAAATAGTCTGCAATTTTTGAATATTATTCAACAAACCAAATAGATAATCTATTTGGCTCCCCTTCCATTCCAAACTTTAATCTATTAGGTCGATACAGCATTTTATCAGGATTATAGATGCTGTAATTTGCTTCAACGATATCTCGTTGTAATCATTTTTAGCGCACTAAATATCGTCAATCTAAAATATTAATAAAACTTAAATAAATGATTTTCAATGGTATATGTAGATGGATTGAACTTTGTTTAGCCTAATAAGATTGGGGTTATCTCAAAACCTATGTTCTAAGCTTCATTCAAAATTTTTGAAATCTATATCTTGATAATGAGCACACGCAAAGAATTTTTAAAAAACGCATCGCTGTTAGGGGCGGGTGCAATGTTTATTCCAAAAACACTTTTTTCAGAACCAACCGACAAGAGTGTTATTACTCGGGAACCAACTGGCTGGAGTGATGGAACACGCCTAATTATCTCAATCTCTATGCAGTTTGAAGCAGGTGGCGAACCAGAATTTGGTTTTGACAGTCCCTTTCCTGCAAATTTAAAAACCGGCTTTCCCGACCTGCCTGCAAAAACGTGGTTTACCTATGGCTATAAAGAGGGAATATCGAGGATGTTAGATCTTTGGGACAAACATAATATCAAAGTCACCAGTCACGTCATTGGAGGTGCTGCTCAAAAAAGTCCTGATCTGACACGTGAGATAGCAAAACGTGGTCATGAGATATCAGGTCACGGTTTATACTGGACTCCTGAATATGCTATGAGCTACGAGGAAGAAAAGAAGTTCATCAAAGACAGCGTGGACCTTATAAAAAACATTACCGGGCAAACGACGACAGGTTATAATTGTAATTGGCTAAGAAGAAGTAAAAACACAATAAAAATACTTCAGGAATTAGGATTTACCTATCATATCGACGATTTAAGCCGGGATGAGCCATTTTTAATACCTGTTGAAGGAAAGAAGTTTGTCGTGGTACCTTACACTCTCCGTTGTAACGATATTTTATTGCTGGAAGGACGAAATTTTTCATCCACTCAATTTCTTGAAACGTTAAAGTTAGAATTTGACCAATTATACAAGGAAGGGGCTACCAAAAAGAGAATGATGTCATTTAGTGCCCACGACCGGATTAGCGGGACTCCAGCGCAGGTGAATGTTATGGATCAGTTTTTAAAATATGCTCTACAACATGAAGGTGTAAAGGTTATGAGAAAGGACGATATTGCTAAATTGACAATGAACGATAAAACATCATTGATCGATCCTGATTACCATTAAACCGATCATAATTCTTAATTTTTATTGACTTTAAAAAAGTATTGAAATGAGGGCTACTCAGTATTGAAGTCCTCATTTTTTTATTATTGCAGTGTAAACATTGTGTGGCAATTTCGTTTAACTGCAAGGAACAAATTCCACACGGATTTCCAGCCCTTCTTTATTGAATATCTTAAGATTTCCACCTATTTGTTTACTTAATCCCTTCATCAGGTTGAATCCCATCGAATGTATTTGTTGCAGGTCAAAGTTAGCAGGAAGGCCATCACCATTGTCAGAAACGCTTAGTAAATACTTATGCGCTTCTGCTTTTTTTAACAAAACCTTTATAATTCCACTATTCCTATCACGAAAAGCATATTTTATTGAATTGGTCACCGCTTCGTTTAATATAAGACCAACCGGGACAGCTACATTTACCTCAAGCTCAATACAATCGATGTCTTTTTGAAAAATGATGGCGCCGTCCAAATTAAAACAACTGGCCAGGTAGCCAAGTAACTCTTCAATATATTCGGCCATATTAACAGTCATGACGTTATCTGACTGATAAAGTTTTTGGTGAATCAGTGCTACCGAATTCATCCGTTGCTCACTATTTTTTATCGCTGACAAAGCATCTTTGTTGTTAATAAATGACGATTGGCGCTGCAGTAACCCCATTACAATTTGAAGGTTGTTCTTAACACGATGATGCACCTCCTTTATAAGCCACTCTTTTTCCTTTAAAAGCTCATCCTTTTCACCAACCGTAAGGTTTAGGACCTTATTTTTTTGGTCAATTTCTATCGTGTTGCTTTTATTGATCCTATAACTTCTATACAACAAAACAAGCAGTATCAATAAAACGCTTGAGCCACCAAGAATAAGGTTTTGATCAAGTCTAGCTTGCTTCAACTGTTTTTTCTGCAAATCGCCGCTTTTTTTCAAATAACGAATGTCATTTTCTTTTTTATCGGTTTCATATTGTAGTTGCAGTTCCGCAATATCCCTGTTTTTAGATTCATTTGTTATCGAATCCCTTAACTTTGTGAAACTGAGGTAATGTCCTAAAGCACTGTGGTCATCGCCCCTTGTCGAGTCGATCTTGAAACGTAAAAATTCAAATCTTTTATTCTCAAAAAGATCGGATCCCGTCCCCATCTTCTCTGCAAACATTTTGGCTTCATCAAACCGATGATGTGTTAGATAGAAATTGCTAAGATCTTCGTAAGCCAGTGAGCGAACACCGAGAAGCTGCAATGAGGTTAATTTGTCAATGACCCGAAGGTATAGCCGCTCAGCTATAGCGGATTTTCCGGTCGCATCTTCACAATAAGCCTGATTTTGAAGGTCGAAGATCTTACCTATTGGACTTCTCGGTGGATGTTCTTTTCTCAGTGTCGTAAATTGATTCAATGCAGCGCTTATCTTTCCGAGCTTAATGAAGTTTTTAATGATAAAACCTGCTGTCCTGAACAAAAACTCTTCTTCTATCGCTGTTTTAGTTCGAAGTTCGAGCGTCTTTTTATAGTATTTAATACAATTTTCAGATTCCCCAAGAGCGTCATAGATCAGCGCCAATTCACCGTAGTAATAATCTGGTTCGTTGATCTCAGAAAATTTTTCTACATCTCTCACGCTGG is a window of Mucilaginibacter terrenus DNA encoding:
- a CDS encoding polysaccharide deacetylase family protein — protein: MSTRKEFLKNASLLGAGAMFIPKTLFSEPTDKSVITREPTGWSDGTRLIISISMQFEAGGEPEFGFDSPFPANLKTGFPDLPAKTWFTYGYKEGISRMLDLWDKHNIKVTSHVIGGAAQKSPDLTREIAKRGHEISGHGLYWTPEYAMSYEEEKKFIKDSVDLIKNITGQTTTGYNCNWLRRSKNTIKILQELGFTYHIDDLSRDEPFLIPVEGKKFVVVPYTLRCNDILLLEGRNFSSTQFLETLKLEFDQLYKEGATKKRMMSFSAHDRISGTPAQVNVMDQFLKYALQHEGVKVMRKDDIAKLTMNDKTSLIDPDYH
- a CDS encoding pirin family protein, with product MKTVFHSAGSRGFADHDWLKSNHSFSFSGYYNPDRIGFGALRVLNDDKVKGGRGFGEHPHDNMEIISIPLKGGLVHMDSLGNSAIIRPGEVQAMSAGTGIYHTEYNQDENLDVEFLQIWLYPDKRNVTPRYDQYVIPFGDKNVLHQVLSSSEDDSGVWIHQQAWFHMGEFDKDMSLTYKMKNPSDGLYIFVIAGSVITADCTLQARDGLGIWEIGEVPLTVTMGSKVLLMEVPMKY
- a CDS encoding tetratricopeptide repeat-containing sensor histidine kinase encodes the protein MKPKTSLYRQIITGLQLGRLSPAGSFYGISTYVSALLLLLTLSSRGQALYPMNGSDLKGALKLEKTDTAKIRLYQKLRKFYAGQYLIEQKKVYLDSAIGAIKKAVELSEKDHEDSLKYQSLKYLGLSYIQAGDTLAAKRCQALAERYFLTSRHFDLAIKSWIGFGEAADRMGLYTLGMSSYRKAISLFFKHPAAGNEANIRYHIAQEYFLLKNPAEGEKEALAIVAKFKNKNINLDQANVFLAAYYRTVGDYRRALKYCLASVRDVEKFSEINEPDYYYGELALIYDALGESENCIKYYKKTLELRTKTAIEEEFLFRTAGFIIKNFIKLGKISAALNQFTTLRKEHPPRSPIGKIFDLQNQAYCEDATGKSAIAERLYLRVIDKLTSLQLLGVRSLAYEDLSNFYLTHHRFDEAKMFAEKMGTGSDLFENKRFEFLRFKIDSTRGDDHSALGHYLSFTKLRDSITNESKNRDIAELQLQYETDKKENDIRYLKKSGDLQKKQLKQARLDQNLILGGSSVLLILLVLLYRSYRINKSNTIEIDQKNKVLNLTVGEKDELLKEKEWLIKEVHHRVKNNLQIVMGLLQRQSSFINNKDALSAIKNSEQRMNSVALIHQKLYQSDNVMTVNMAEYIEELLGYLASCFNLDGAIIFQKDIDCIELEVNVAVPVGLILNEAVTNSIKYAFRDRNSGIIKVLLKKAEAHKYLLSVSDNGDGLPANFDLQQIHSMGFNLMKGLSKQIGGNLKIFNKEGLEIRVEFVPCS
- a CDS encoding peptidase domain-containing ABC transporter, translated to MLTSFPNFKQLDTMDCGPTCLRIVAKYYRRDISLGVLRNYCQINKDGVNLLGISEAAEKIGFRSLSLRLKPEQLKTADLPCILHWKNNHFVVLYKIRNDQYYLSDPSGGLVTLNQVDFNRGWSESGAGIALMLSPTPNFYTQEHERDVLNWKTLLRYVSKYRSLITQLCLSLALGSILQLIFPFLTQAIVDVGVQTRDLGFIYIILIAQTALVLGRVTVEFLRSWILLHVSTRINLSILTDFLIKLMRLPMSFFDTKKTGDIMQRMSDQRNIETFLTGSALNTIFSLINLVVFSVVLVLYNATIFVVFVVSGIGYLVWINLFLKARRELNYKSFDISSRTQSNVVQLIGGMQEIKLNNCERQKRWEWERLQASLFRFSVKSLALSQYQQGGSTLINEGKNILVTFLSAKAVIEGHLTLGGMVAVQYIIGQLNGPIEQMLGFIRSFQDARISLERLNDIQGVADEEPVGKELIYNLPQDKSITIKNLSFTYPGAGNEPVLKELFLEIPQGKTTAIVGMSGSGKTTLLKLLLGFYEVSAGSITIGDTALSQFSVRAWRGKCGVVMQDGFIFSDTIANNIAVGDDSPNEARLWHAVNVANITDLIENLPLGIDTVIGAEGNGISQGQRQRLLIARAVYKDPDYIFFDEATNALDAKNERVIMDNMAGFFKNRTVVVVAHRLSTVNNADNIVVLDKGNIIEQGTHQQLIALRGEYYKLVKNQLALGE
- a CDS encoding glycosyltransferase family 61 protein, whose amino-acid sequence is MSITTVNVALPKNLQPSDRHLFEPYKTYKISNLPVLDLEEVFVTYTGFCANEDGLISDCHHDHPYQMAGYVAETMNYYQDASDHPENLIEMDEHKRYLLIHHPWYNYYHWLCECIPRLWRVRDQLKDVVLLIPEHYIKTDFISGSLLPFNVQNMFVIPRGKSLMVPKLRLPRIKPLCDSYDKLELKELAAFYSKYAIENIADINIGDKIYLSRRKAARKKVFNEDLVEKVMTQYGFKTVYNEDYTFLEQVRLYGHVKYLVSIHGSGLTNMMFMPEGGSVLEILKAKTNDLDRPSFVFWYEADALGHQYYAQISAPVNEPDDYFFGDFYIDIETLKKNMALMMNHS
- a CDS encoding efflux RND transporter periplasmic adaptor subunit, translated to MPIDSTRDLQRRNSPELDEVISKPPPAIIAWGIGTITVIIMVLVALGGYLEYPTFINAPIHLNEEANGQLTASAQIAERDISKIKSGQLVYVHLNALADGGNNDLRAAISTIDTVVGKNGIISVKVTGLPNTSTAGEPALLPGMSGEAKILISRASLLHRVTEQFIHLPK